A portion of the Pirellulales bacterium genome contains these proteins:
- a CDS encoding FeoA family protein yields MKTLADLPVGQQATITEVSGTDGVAVRIGEMGLVAGTIVTAVGAAPWGDPLEFEVRGFRLSLRKSEAARVHIS; encoded by the coding sequence ATGAAAACTTTGGCCGATTTGCCGGTTGGCCAGCAAGCCACGATCACCGAGGTTTCCGGGACGGATGGGGTGGCGGTAAGAATCGGGGAGATGGGGCTAGTCGCGGGAACAATCGTCACGGCCGTGGGTGCCGCTCCGTGGGGGGATCCGCTGGAATTTGAAGTGCGGGGCTTTCGGCTGAGTCTGCGCAAATCAGAAGCCGCCCGCGTGCACATCTCTTAA
- a CDS encoding FeoA domain-containing protein — MTAHDILPLNMLQAGARADVVDVVGLPEQVRRVQELGIHTGVRIDMLQGGSPCICRLGNQTLCLRGNELLNVLVRLVG, encoded by the coding sequence GTGACAGCTCACGATATTTTGCCGCTTAACATGCTTCAGGCCGGGGCGCGCGCGGATGTGGTCGACGTTGTTGGCCTACCCGAGCAAGTCCGTCGTGTGCAAGAGTTAGGCATTCATACCGGCGTGAGGATCGACATGTTACAAGGGGGAAGCCCCTGTATTTGCCGGCTAGGGAACCAAACTTTGTGCCTTCGCGGCAACGAACTACTCAACGTGTTGGTCCGGCTGGTGGGTTAG
- the rpsB gene encoding 30S ribosomal protein S2, with the protein MATLSAKELIEAGVHFGHRASRWNPKMRPYIHGRRNLIHIIDVKETLRGLLRAKKYLKQVAANNSLILFVGTKRQAQDCLNRECTRAGMPFAAERWLGGTLTNFRTIRSRLTRLEEVEKIMNSEEFNAYSKKAQSALKREHRKMYRNLNGIRTMNRVPEVMVVIDPKKEKNSIREARKLGVTVVALIDTDCDPDLVDLPIPGNDDSIRSIELIVQQLADAILEGKTESVTKQFDKDAVPAGR; encoded by the coding sequence ATGGCAACCCTCAGCGCGAAGGAACTGATTGAAGCGGGCGTCCACTTTGGCCATCGGGCCAGCCGGTGGAACCCCAAAATGCGTCCCTATATTCATGGGCGGCGCAATCTGATCCACATTATTGATGTCAAGGAAACCCTGCGTGGATTATTGCGGGCCAAAAAATATCTCAAACAAGTCGCTGCTAATAACAGCCTGATTCTGTTTGTCGGGACCAAGCGGCAGGCCCAGGATTGCCTGAATCGCGAATGCACGCGGGCGGGGATGCCCTTTGCGGCGGAGCGTTGGCTGGGGGGGACCTTGACCAACTTTCGCACGATCCGCAGCCGCCTGACCCGGCTAGAAGAAGTCGAAAAAATCATGAATTCCGAGGAATTCAACGCCTACTCCAAAAAAGCCCAATCCGCGCTCAAACGCGAACATCGCAAGATGTATCGCAACCTAAACGGCATCCGCACGATGAACCGCGTGCCGGAAGTGATGGTGGTGATCGATCCCAAAAAAGAAAAAAATTCAATTCGCGAAGCGCGTAAATTGGGCGTGACCGTGGTCGCGCTGATCGATACCGACTGCGATCCGGATTTGGTCGATTTGCCCATTCCCGGCAATGACGATAGCATCCGTTCGATCGAATTGATCGTTCAACAATTGGCCGACGCCATCCTAGAAGGCAAAACCGAATCCGTGACTAAGCAATTTGACAAGGACGCCGTCCCCGCGGGACGCTAG
- the tsf gene encoding translation elongation factor Ts, with translation MAEITAAAVKSLREKTGLPMMDCKAALAESNGDEQGAIEYLRKKGIKTQETRLGRETSAGRIAVFVDAARPVAAMVELKCESAPVANHDDFKQLAADLAKQLATGPGAATGDELLTQPSPSHPGKKLGDIKDDLFNRMREVFQVGRIIRVDAPCGVYAHHDGSMAALVEITGSNMDAAKDIAMHVVAQRPAAVSKEDLDPAIVDKEREILSEAARKEGKPENIIAKMIEGRLKNFYAERVLNEQPFIKDDKQTVSQYAKSAGIAVKKFAAWVMGKE, from the coding sequence ATGGCTGAAATTACCGCCGCCGCCGTCAAGTCGCTACGGGAAAAAACCGGCTTACCGATGATGGATTGCAAGGCCGCCCTGGCCGAATCCAACGGCGATGAACAGGGTGCTATTGAGTACCTGCGCAAAAAAGGGATCAAAACCCAAGAAACCCGCCTCGGTCGCGAAACCAGCGCTGGGCGGATCGCGGTGTTTGTGGATGCGGCCCGGCCCGTGGCTGCCATGGTCGAACTCAAGTGCGAAAGCGCGCCCGTGGCCAATCATGACGATTTTAAGCAGTTGGCCGCCGATTTGGCCAAACAACTGGCCACCGGACCGGGCGCCGCGACCGGCGACGAGCTGTTGACCCAGCCTAGCCCTTCGCACCCCGGAAAAAAGCTGGGAGACATCAAGGACGATTTATTTAACCGCATGCGGGAAGTCTTTCAAGTGGGACGAATTATCCGCGTGGACGCCCCGTGTGGGGTCTACGCCCATCATGATGGCTCGATGGCGGCGCTTGTCGAAATTACCGGGTCCAACATGGATGCCGCGAAGGACATAGCCATGCATGTGGTGGCCCAACGTCCCGCCGCGGTGTCCAAGGAAGACCTGGACCCCGCGATAGTAGATAAGGAACGGGAAATTTTATCTGAAGCCGCCCGCAAGGAAGGAAAGCCCGAAAACATCATCGCCAAGATGATCGAAGGGCGGTTAAAGAACTTTTATGCCGAGCGCGTCCTCAACGAGCAACCCTTTATCAAGGACGACAAGCAAACCGTGTCGCAATACGCCAAATCGGCGGGCATCGCGGTAAAAAAGTTTGCCGCCTGGGTCATGGGCAAAGAGTAA
- the lpxI gene encoding UDP-2,3-diacylglucosamine diphosphatase LpxI (LpxI, functionally equivalent to LpxH, replaces it in LPS biosynthesis in a minority of bacteria.), giving the protein MLRYTTITPPATAPSRPKIGLIAGWGEFPRAVAQALARQNYDIYCLGIAQHADPALQNLAHEFQWIGLGQLGRAIRFFARRGVPDALMAGKVFKTRLYERGAWWRHFPDWRALRVFWPHFVTTQRDRRDDTLLLAIVEAFAADGITLGPATNYAPELLVPAGQLTKKAPTDAQWADIRFGWKLAKELGRLDIGQSVVVKDRTAVAVEALEGTDACIRRAGELCTAGGFTVVKTAKPQQDMRFDVPTVGVLTLESMLAAGGKVLAIEADKTILVEQEQFIKFADQQGLVVVALREGEFAGS; this is encoded by the coding sequence ATGTTGCGTTACACAACGATCACTCCGCCAGCCACTGCCCCTTCACGGCCAAAGATTGGCCTTATCGCCGGTTGGGGAGAGTTTCCCCGGGCGGTGGCCCAGGCCCTAGCGCGACAAAATTACGATATCTACTGTCTGGGTATCGCGCAGCACGCCGATCCGGCTTTACAAAACCTGGCCCATGAATTTCAATGGATTGGCCTGGGACAATTGGGCCGGGCGATTCGGTTTTTTGCCCGGCGAGGCGTGCCGGACGCCCTGATGGCGGGCAAAGTCTTTAAAACGCGCCTGTACGAGCGGGGCGCGTGGTGGCGGCATTTTCCCGACTGGCGCGCGCTGCGGGTCTTTTGGCCCCACTTTGTCACGACCCAGCGAGATCGTCGGGATGATACGCTCTTACTGGCAATCGTGGAGGCCTTTGCCGCGGATGGCATCACCCTCGGACCCGCCACCAATTACGCACCGGAGTTGCTTGTGCCCGCCGGACAACTCACCAAAAAAGCCCCCACCGATGCCCAATGGGCGGATATTCGCTTTGGCTGGAAGCTGGCCAAGGAACTAGGCCGGCTGGATATTGGCCAAAGCGTGGTGGTCAAGGATCGCACGGCCGTCGCGGTGGAGGCGCTGGAAGGGACCGATGCGTGCATCCGCCGCGCCGGAGAGTTATGCACCGCGGGGGGTTTTACCGTGGTTAAAACAGCCAAACCGCAGCAAGATATGCGGTTTGACGTGCCAACCGTGGGCGTGCTAACCCTGGAAAGTATGTTGGCCGCCGGAGGAAAGGTGTTGGCCATCGAAGCGGACAAAACCATCCTGGTCGAGCAGGAACAATTTATTAAATTCGCTGATCAGCAGGGGCTGGTGGTCGTGGCGCTGCGGGAGGGGGAGTTTGCAGGGAGTTAA
- the lpxD gene encoding UDP-3-O-(3-hydroxymyristoyl)glucosamine N-acyltransferase, producing MADTRHALRGNDDPRGPAGESGMTMIVTLSHLAEITGGELRGDSTASAIAITGAATLETASTGHITLVDTADKALRLPQCAASAVLVPANLTLTPLNIPVIAVADVHAAFAKIVQHFRPRRAPPSRGISPAAHISPTARIAPDVTVHPLALIGDDVELEAGVIVHSGAKIMAGCRIGAGTVIFSNAVLYEETLVGPRCIIHAGAILGAYGFGYKLVNGRHCLSAQLGYVILESDVEVGANTTIDRGTYGPTIIGEGTKIDNLVMIAHNCRLGKHNMICSQVGIAGSTTTGDYVVMAGQVGVRDHVHIGTGAKLGAMAGVANDVPEHTHMLGAPAIPEREQKLQFAALSKLPEMRKELKQLRLVVASLQQAAAGTDHNPNSPASLPLNTNPTEQRAA from the coding sequence ATGGCAGACACCAGACACGCGCTGCGCGGGAACGATGATCCGCGCGGCCCAGCAGGGGAAAGCGGGATGACCATGATAGTCACGCTGTCGCATTTGGCGGAAATCACGGGGGGGGAACTTCGCGGCGATTCGACCGCGTCGGCGATCGCCATCACCGGCGCCGCCACCCTGGAAACCGCCTCAACGGGACACATTACCCTGGTCGACACCGCGGACAAGGCTCTGCGCCTGCCACAGTGCGCGGCCAGCGCGGTGTTGGTTCCCGCGAATTTAACACTGACGCCACTCAATATTCCCGTCATCGCCGTGGCCGATGTCCACGCCGCCTTTGCAAAAATTGTCCAGCACTTTCGTCCGCGCCGCGCCCCCCCGTCGCGGGGTATCAGTCCCGCCGCGCACATTAGCCCCACCGCCCGCATCGCTCCCGATGTCACCGTCCATCCGCTCGCGCTCATCGGTGACGATGTCGAGCTAGAAGCTGGCGTCATCGTGCATAGCGGCGCAAAAATTATGGCCGGCTGTCGTATCGGCGCGGGGACGGTGATCTTTTCCAATGCCGTGCTCTACGAAGAAACATTGGTTGGTCCGCGGTGCATCATTCATGCGGGCGCCATCCTGGGGGCCTATGGTTTTGGCTATAAACTAGTCAATGGCCGACACTGCCTCTCCGCCCAGTTGGGGTATGTCATTTTAGAGTCTGACGTCGAAGTGGGCGCGAATACCACCATCGACCGCGGCACCTATGGGCCGACTATCATCGGCGAAGGAACCAAGATCGATAACCTGGTGATGATCGCCCACAATTGCCGCCTGGGCAAGCACAATATGATCTGCAGCCAGGTCGGCATTGCCGGCAGCACGACCACCGGTGATTATGTGGTCATGGCGGGCCAGGTGGGCGTGCGCGACCATGTGCATATTGGCACCGGGGCAAAGTTGGGGGCCATGGCGGGCGTGGCCAACGACGTCCCGGAACATACGCACATGCTGGGGGCTCCCGCCATCCCCGAACGGGAACAAAAACTGCAATTCGCGGCACTCAGCAAGCTCCCCGAAATGCGCAAAGAGCTGAAGCAATTACGGCTGGTTGTGGCCAGTCTGCAACAAGCCGCGGCGGGAACGGATCATAACCCGAATTCCCCCGCCAGTTTGCCCCTCAACACGAATCCCACGGAACAACGGGCGGCGTAA
- a CDS encoding thermonuclease family protein, which produces MSASTPRRPAASDSPLPFRFNPRSGYSWLILLVILALAAYQAWQRQQPPPIPNPPPVAADPALPPASPRATPPEHGGTSAKSRGSDIPLENSREKPAVDQPAGESYQVIRVADGDTLTVRDSRNREIRVRLIGVDAPEIDHPDQNIRAEPGGYEAKIFTTRAVQKQRIRLVFDEGYEREDRYGRWLCYAYYQEGATEKFLNVELVRAGWASVYDDRRRFPYSAAIYRQLKAAQSEAQSARRGIYGN; this is translated from the coding sequence ATGTCGGCCTCCACGCCACGCCGGCCAGCAGCTTCGGACTCACCCCTCCCGTTTCGCTTTAATCCGCGTTCGGGTTATTCCTGGCTCATACTGCTGGTCATTTTGGCGTTGGCCGCTTATCAGGCTTGGCAGCGGCAACAACCACCGCCAATTCCCAATCCCCCGCCGGTGGCGGCGGATCCGGCATTGCCCCCTGCATCACCGCGGGCTACTCCGCCCGAACATGGCGGTACGTCCGCCAAATCGCGCGGCAGCGATATCCCTCTTGAAAATTCCCGGGAAAAACCGGCGGTTGATCAGCCCGCTGGCGAATCATATCAAGTAATCCGCGTGGCCGATGGCGATACGCTGACGGTCCGCGACAGCCGCAACCGTGAAATTCGCGTGCGTCTGATCGGCGTGGATGCTCCCGAAATCGACCATCCCGATCAGAACATTCGCGCCGAACCCGGCGGCTATGAGGCCAAAATTTTTACCACCCGCGCCGTCCAAAAGCAACGCATCCGGCTGGTTTTTGACGAGGGTTATGAACGGGAGGACCGGTATGGCCGCTGGCTGTGCTATGCCTACTATCAGGAGGGGGCGACCGAGAAATTTTTAAACGTGGAACTGGTGCGGGCGGGATGGGCCAGTGTCTACGATGACCGGCGTAGGTTTCCATACTCGGCGGCGATCTATCGCCAACTAAAAGCGGCCCAAAGCGAGGCCCAATCCGCGCGCCGGGGAATTTATGGGAATTAA
- a CDS encoding VOC family protein has translation MLNRENRPSLYCVELRTGRWQEMLQWYRLTLGLRVLVRVEEDGYALLEAGETRISLLKREQAGDASPRWSLGFEVENLAKIGQRLEEAGLAVEAPRESNEGFSEIVTKDPDGNTVRLFAWPQG, from the coding sequence ATGCTAAATCGGGAAAATCGCCCTAGTTTGTATTGTGTGGAACTGCGCACCGGGCGTTGGCAGGAAATGTTACAGTGGTACCGCCTGACGCTGGGCCTGCGGGTGTTGGTCCGAGTGGAGGAAGATGGATATGCGTTGTTGGAGGCGGGGGAGACGCGGATCTCGCTATTAAAGCGCGAGCAGGCGGGGGATGCCAGCCCCCGCTGGTCGTTGGGCTTTGAAGTGGAAAACCTGGCCAAGATTGGGCAGCGTTTGGAGGAGGCCGGGTTGGCGGTGGAGGCTCCCCGCGAGAGCAACGAGGGTTTTAGCGAAATAGTGACCAAGGACCCCGATGGGAACACGGTACGGTTATTTGCCTGGCCCCAGGGCTAG
- the lysS gene encoding lysine--tRNA ligase — protein MSDSSPSPELSSGQQLEAARRAKLQKLVELGVDPWGCRFDNHKKISEIRAREGEITSSTTSDGQTEQHGPTVRAAGRIMLLRDTGKLIFITLRDWSGDIQLFLGKKQVGDANWAVAQCLDLGDLLGVEGELKRTKTGELTIFVTELQYLGKSLETPPDKHKGLADPELRQRMRYLDLTHTEGVWPRFLKRTQIVHSIRQTLAGEGFVEIEGPTLHAIAGGAAARPFVTHHNALDMQLYLRIALELHLKRLLVGGVERVYELGRVYRNEGISPRHNPEFTMLEVYQAYGDYRTMMDLTEKLLVGAIQATGQPLQLAWGEKNIDFTPPFARATYDELFAQHAGVDPTDPAGLITKARELHLDTAGKHPDVIKSEIFEECVEDALVGPIFVMDYPASICPLTKRKKENPAVAERFELFVQGMELANAYTELNDPDLQEQLFSQQLAGQKEEDSMAKMDRDFIKALRHGMPPAGGLGIGIDRLVMLLTNSTTIRDVILFPLLRGE, from the coding sequence ATGTCCGATTCGTCACCATCCCCCGAATTGAGTTCCGGCCAGCAATTGGAAGCCGCCCGCCGCGCCAAACTACAAAAACTGGTCGAATTGGGCGTGGACCCGTGGGGTTGCCGCTTTGACAACCATAAAAAAATCAGTGAGATCCGCGCGCGCGAGGGAGAAATCACTAGCAGCACTACTTCCGACGGCCAGACGGAACAACATGGCCCCACCGTCCGCGCGGCCGGGCGGATTATGCTCTTGCGCGATACCGGCAAACTCATTTTTATCACGCTGCGCGATTGGTCGGGCGATATCCAGTTGTTCCTGGGAAAAAAACAAGTCGGCGACGCCAACTGGGCTGTCGCGCAGTGCCTGGACCTCGGGGATCTCTTGGGCGTGGAGGGAGAACTCAAGCGAACCAAGACAGGCGAACTGACGATTTTTGTGACGGAACTGCAGTACCTAGGCAAGTCGCTAGAAACCCCGCCGGATAAGCATAAAGGGCTAGCCGATCCCGAATTGCGTCAACGGATGCGGTACCTGGACCTCACCCATACCGAGGGAGTCTGGCCGCGATTCCTCAAGCGGACTCAAATCGTGCATTCGATAAGGCAAACGCTGGCGGGAGAGGGATTTGTGGAGATTGAGGGGCCGACTTTGCACGCTATTGCCGGGGGCGCGGCGGCGCGGCCCTTTGTGACGCACCACAACGCCCTGGATATGCAATTGTACCTGAGAATCGCGCTAGAGTTGCACCTCAAGCGGTTGTTGGTTGGCGGTGTGGAGCGCGTGTACGAATTGGGACGCGTCTATCGCAACGAAGGGATCAGCCCGCGACATAATCCGGAATTTACGATGCTGGAGGTGTATCAGGCGTATGGCGACTACCGCACGATGATGGACCTGACCGAAAAACTGCTAGTTGGCGCGATCCAAGCGACCGGACAGCCGCTGCAACTGGCCTGGGGCGAAAAAAACATCGACTTTACACCTCCCTTTGCGCGGGCGACTTATGACGAGTTATTCGCCCAGCACGCGGGCGTGGATCCAACTGATCCTGCGGGATTAATAACTAAAGCGAGGGAGTTGCATCTGGACACGGCAGGCAAACACCCGGATGTGATCAAAAGCGAGATTTTTGAGGAATGCGTGGAGGACGCGCTGGTGGGACCGATTTTTGTCATGGATTATCCCGCTAGCATTTGCCCCCTGACCAAGCGCAAAAAAGAGAATCCCGCCGTGGCGGAGCGGTTTGAACTATTTGTGCAGGGCATGGAACTGGCCAACGCCTATACGGAACTAAATGATCCCGACCTGCAGGAGCAACTGTTCAGCCAGCAACTGGCTGGCCAAAAAGAAGAAGACAGCATGGCCAAGATGGACCGCGACTTTATCAAGGCCCTGCGCCACGGCATGCCCCCCGCCGGCGGCCTGGGAATCGGCATCGACCGGCTGGTGATGCTACTCACCAATAGCACGACGATCCGCGATGTGATTTTGTTCCCGCTCTTGCGGGGGGAATGA
- a CDS encoding FtsX-like permease family protein yields MYKILLCLRYLRTRWIALASIISVMLGVATMIVVNSVMSGFTHEMMTRLRGSFADLIFESTSLDGFPDADWHMAKIREVGGDRIVGVTPTVHVPSMLSFQVNGQWINRQIVLIGVDPATQASASDLSQNLLHAGNRQKLSFDLREGGFDLYDRQAPAGEAQERTDLKHAGWEYRRFQAERRKALERTQQAEAALREQQALANPSPAPLNPAAGNSSAPVGVPTDSAATDSAAAPVTDPFAQRATQPEQVFDPAKEQFTGIILGKELIFHDALARFLVIPGDDVKISFPTVGHPPKILSDNFTVVDIYESKMTGHDGNFVFVPLRQLQEMRGMIDPATGSGRVNAIQIRVRDGVDVTELRAEMAAAFSKAFYKIETWQEKVGPLLAAVAMEKQVLNILLFLIIAVAGFGILAIFFMIVVEKTKDIGILKSLGASRQGIMGIFLGYGLSLGIVGSGVGLILGLIFVWNINTIRDLLEYCTGQRVFDPSIYYFYKIPTVVEPLTVGWIVLGALVIAVLASVLPAIRAANLHPVEALRYE; encoded by the coding sequence ATGTACAAAATTTTGCTCTGCCTGCGGTATCTGCGGACCCGCTGGATCGCGCTTGCCAGCATTATTAGCGTGATGTTGGGTGTGGCGACGATGATCGTGGTTAATAGCGTCATGTCGGGCTTTACGCACGAAATGATGACCCGTCTGCGCGGCAGCTTTGCCGATTTAATCTTTGAAAGCACCAGTCTGGACGGTTTTCCCGACGCCGACTGGCACATGGCCAAAATCCGCGAAGTCGGCGGTGACCGCATCGTCGGGGTCACGCCCACAGTCCATGTCCCCTCCATGCTCAGCTTTCAGGTCAATGGCCAATGGATCAACCGCCAGATCGTCTTGATCGGCGTCGATCCCGCCACCCAAGCCAGCGCGAGCGACCTGTCCCAAAATCTGCTCCATGCGGGGAATCGGCAAAAGTTGTCGTTTGACCTGCGCGAGGGAGGCTTCGACCTGTATGATCGCCAGGCTCCCGCCGGAGAAGCCCAGGAACGAACCGACCTCAAACACGCGGGGTGGGAGTATCGCCGTTTTCAGGCCGAACGCCGCAAAGCGCTCGAACGAACCCAACAGGCCGAAGCCGCCCTGCGCGAGCAACAGGCCTTGGCCAATCCATCCCCGGCCCCCCTAAATCCCGCCGCGGGCAACTCCTCCGCGCCCGTGGGCGTCCCCACGGACTCAGCCGCAACCGATAGCGCCGCGGCCCCGGTGACGGATCCGTTCGCCCAGCGAGCGACACAACCAGAGCAGGTTTTTGACCCAGCCAAGGAGCAGTTCACCGGGATCATCCTGGGGAAGGAGCTGATTTTTCATGACGCGCTGGCGCGGTTTTTGGTGATCCCCGGCGATGATGTCAAGATCTCCTTTCCCACCGTGGGCCACCCCCCCAAGATCCTCAGTGATAACTTTACCGTGGTGGATATTTATGAAAGTAAAATGACCGGGCATGATGGAAACTTTGTCTTTGTGCCGTTGCGCCAATTGCAAGAAATGCGGGGAATGATCGATCCCGCCACTGGCAGCGGACGAGTCAATGCCATTCAAATCCGCGTGCGGGACGGCGTCGATGTGACAGAGCTGCGCGCGGAAATGGCCGCGGCTTTTTCCAAGGCGTTTTATAAAATCGAAACTTGGCAGGAAAAAGTCGGCCCGCTGCTGGCCGCCGTCGCCATGGAAAAGCAAGTGCTGAACATACTATTGTTTTTAATCATTGCCGTCGCCGGATTTGGCATCTTGGCGATCTTTTTTATGATCGTCGTGGAAAAAACCAAGGACATCGGCATTCTCAAATCGCTCGGGGCTTCGCGGCAGGGGATCATGGGCATCTTTCTGGGCTATGGCCTGTCGCTGGGGATTGTCGGCTCCGGAGTTGGGCTAATCCTGGGCTTGATTTTTGTTTGGAATATCAACACCATTCGGGACCTGCTGGAGTATTGCACCGGCCAGCGCGTCTTTGATCCCAGCATTTATTACTTTTACAAAATCCCCACAGTGGTCGAGCCATTGACCGTGGGCTGGATTGTTTTAGGCGCATTGGTGATCGCGGTGTTGGCCAGCGTGCTGCCGGCCATTCGCGCGGCCAATCTTCATCCCGTGGAGGCGCTTCGCTATGAATAA
- a CDS encoding ABC transporter ATP-binding protein — MNNLIESFSTATVPPARGGQGAISPQEQTHLSQNTAAERGVRGPHARFPPAAIEPSGEHQSSTGAKTQLCARGLVKNYRKGELEIPVLRGVDLELRAGEFLSIIGQSGSGKSTLLHLLGTLDAPTAGEIHFWGHRIDNLPVKARDRLRNEEFGMVFQFYHLLPELTALENVLMPLMIRENWWNYQRNKRKYAARATELLEMVGLGHRSHHQPREMSGGEMQRTAIARALMTQPQVLLADEPTGNLDAATGEEILGILRTLNRTQNLSIIMVTHDQGLAARADRIIRLSAGRVELV, encoded by the coding sequence ATGAATAACCTAATCGAGTCATTTTCCACCGCGACAGTACCCCCAGCGCGCGGCGGGCAGGGAGCTATTTCTCCCCAGGAACAGACCCACTTAAGCCAAAATACCGCCGCCGAGCGCGGCGTGCGCGGTCCACACGCGCGGTTTCCACCAGCGGCGATAGAGCCCTCCGGGGAGCACCAATCTTCCACCGGCGCAAAAACGCAACTATGTGCGCGGGGGTTGGTCAAAAATTATCGCAAGGGAGAATTAGAAATTCCCGTTTTGCGGGGGGTGGATTTGGAACTGCGGGCGGGAGAGTTTTTGTCGATTATCGGTCAAAGCGGATCGGGTAAAAGCACGTTATTACATTTGCTGGGGACGCTGGACGCGCCGACCGCGGGGGAAATTCACTTTTGGGGGCATCGGATTGACAATTTGCCCGTCAAAGCGCGCGATCGCCTGCGAAATGAAGAATTTGGCATGGTGTTTCAGTTTTACCACCTCTTGCCGGAACTGACCGCGCTGGAAAATGTACTGATGCCGCTGATGATTCGGGAAAATTGGTGGAATTATCAGCGAAACAAGCGAAAATACGCCGCCCGCGCGACGGAACTGCTAGAGATGGTAGGCCTGGGTCACCGCAGCCATCACCAACCGCGGGAAATGTCCGGGGGTGAAATGCAGCGGACCGCCATCGCCCGCGCCCTCATGACCCAGCCGCAAGTGCTCCTGGCGGACGAGCCGACGGGAAATCTGGACGCGGCGACCGGGGAGGAAATTTTGGGAATCTTGCGAACCTTGAATCGCACCCAAAACCTCTCTATCATCATGGTCACACACGATCAGGGGCTGGCGGCCCGCGCCGATCGTATTATCCGCTTGTCCGCGGGGCGTGTGGAGTTGGTATAA
- the ilvE gene encoding branched-chain-amino-acid transaminase produces the protein MSLQIYISGKFYPKEDAKISVYDHGLLYGDGVFEGLRSYGGKVFRLEQHLDRLWASARAIMLEIPLSRPALAKAVNDTVALNKIQDGYVRLVVTRGAGSLGLDPHKTSHPQVIIIADAISLYPDEFYQKGLEIITASTIRNHPAALSPRIKSLNYLNNILAKLEGLQAGCVEALMLNHKGEVAECTGDNIFLVKNSAVLTPPLDAGILEGITRDAIMELARKAGYEVREPALTRHDVYTADECFLTGSAAEVIPVVKVDQRPIGNGTVGPVTRDLLERFKKATRG, from the coding sequence ATGTCGCTGCAAATTTACATCTCTGGCAAATTCTACCCCAAAGAGGACGCCAAGATCAGCGTCTATGATCATGGGTTGCTGTATGGCGATGGCGTGTTTGAGGGGTTGCGCAGCTACGGCGGCAAGGTCTTTCGCCTGGAACAGCATTTGGACCGCCTGTGGGCGTCGGCCCGGGCGATCATGCTAGAGATTCCCCTCTCGCGCCCCGCCCTGGCCAAAGCGGTCAACGACACCGTCGCGCTCAATAAAATCCAGGATGGGTACGTGCGGCTGGTTGTGACCCGCGGGGCGGGCAGCCTGGGCCTAGACCCCCACAAAACCAGCCATCCCCAGGTGATCATCATCGCCGACGCGATCAGCCTCTATCCGGATGAGTTTTATCAAAAAGGGTTAGAGATCATCACCGCCAGCACGATCCGCAACCATCCCGCCGCCCTCAGCCCCCGAATCAAGTCGCTGAATTATTTAAATAATATCCTGGCCAAGCTCGAGGGCCTGCAGGCGGGATGTGTCGAGGCCCTCATGCTTAACCACAAAGGTGAAGTGGCGGAATGCACGGGAGATAATATATTTCTGGTTAAAAATTCCGCCGTCCTTACCCCCCCCTTGGACGCGGGAATACTCGAAGGGATCACCCGCGACGCTATCATGGAACTGGCCCGCAAGGCGGGCTACGAAGTTCGTGAACCCGCCCTGACCCGGCACGATGTCTACACCGCGGACGAATGTTTCTTAACCGGTTCCGCCGCCGAGGTCATCCCCGTGGTCAAGGTCGATCAACGCCCCATTGGCAATGGCACCGTCGGCCCCGTAACCCGCGACCTGCTAGAACGCTTTAAGAAAGCGACACGCGGCTAG